One segment of Buteo buteo chromosome 6, bButBut1.hap1.1, whole genome shotgun sequence DNA contains the following:
- the LOC142031837 gene encoding LOW QUALITY PROTEIN: uncharacterized protein LOC142031837 (The sequence of the model RefSeq protein was modified relative to this genomic sequence to represent the inferred CDS: inserted 1 base in 1 codon; deleted 1 base in 1 codon), producing the protein MRSGTCDIGGAESQWGGGGMKGTRRQHCASTAWVSGECAGGGRLGRTRAGAERRAPGGGGFSACTEGPAAGGSTSGRARCRRHRGWRRPCCLPAASPPLLPAPSSLRLPALLPTTPAPXPPSPTEPLLSLLLQAMAVIQFFAKVVQSIFRNALQELEQSGFAWGALLFAALEQWQSWAIGGVLLLLFGLCWWLRKRSCQPASSRKEASCRKKAAKEEQKVKSSVAVDVGRISVKRFLPESLEMVDKMVDELLHICQTLSRNSFMPQMNPAVFRSTLGGWGLCKDDAYNLLVPLKPPHGHSFHLELGTTGERPARNCRVRVELECTRRRERLVDRRRKNQSPSLLGTLCTGRYLDMENTTDWFETLVKSALLLLPQSRHYHLTVLPSRRSCKLQLTNASNSPLLIEMTFVVQQDGLDTFLSIE; encoded by the exons ATGCGCTCCGGCACCTGTGACATCGGAGGGGCCGAGTcacaatgggggggggggggtatgaaAGGCACCCGCCGGCAGCACTGCGCCAGTACAGCCTGGGTGAGCGGTGAGTGCGCAGGCGGGGGGAGGCTGGGCCGGACGAGGGCCGGGGCGGAAAGGCGGgcccccggggggggtgggTTCTCAGCCTGCACCGAGGGCCCAGCCGCTGGCGGGAGCACCTCGGGCAGGGCACGGTGCCGCCGCCACCGGGGCTGG CGCAGGccttgctgcctcccagctgcctcGCCCCCTCTCCTacctgcccccagctccctgcggcTCCCGGCCCTGCTCCCCACGAcaccagctc tccctcccagccccactgaaccccttctctccctcctcctgcaggccATGGCTGTGATACAATTCTTCGCCAAGGTTGTGCAAAGCATCTTCCGGAatgctctgcaggagctggagcagagcggCTTTGCCTGGGGAGCCCTGCTCTTTGCTGCCTTGGAGCAGTGGCAGTCCTGGGCCATCGGTggagtcctgctcctgctcttcgggctctgctggtggctcaggaaaaggagctgtcagccagccagcagcagaaaggaggccagctgcaggaagaaggCGGCTAAGGAGGAGCAAAAAGTAAAATCCAGTGTTGCAGTGGATGTGGGCAGAATTTCGGTCAAGCGCTTCCTGCCAGAATCACTCGAGATGGTGGATAAGATGGTGGATGAACTTCTCCATATATGCCAAACGCTTTCCAGGAATAGTTTTATGCCGCAAATGAACCcagctgttttcagaagcaCCTTAGGAGGTTGGGGTCTCTGTAAGGATGATGCCTACAACCTGCTCGTGCCCCTGAAGCCCCCCCATGGGCACTCCTTCCACCTGGAGTTGGGCACCACCGGGGAGAGGCCAGCGAGGAACTGCAGGGTCCGCGTGGAGCTGGAGTGCACACGCAGGAGGGAGCGGCTGGTGGACCGTAGGAGGAAAAATCAGAGTCCCAGCCTCCTAGGCACCCTCTGCACCGGCCGCTACCTAGACATGGAGAATACCACCGACTGGTTCGAAACCTTGGTAAAATCAGCCTTGCTGCTTTTGCCTCAGTCGAGACACTACCACTTAACTGTGCTGCCCTCCAGGCGCTCCTGCAAGCTTCAGCTGACGAACGCTTCCAATAGTCCCCTGCTGATTGAGATGACATTTGTGGTGCAGCAAGATGGCTTGGACACCTTCCTGAGCATCGAGTAG